The [Clostridium] scindens ATCC 35704 nucleotide sequence TTTCAGAAGATAATGTAACGTCTTGCGCAATGCAAGCGTTCATTGCTGGCTATTGCGAAATATCATTGATAAAATCAGCATCAGAGAGGAGGAACCATTTTGAACCAGAAACAGACGGATATTACAACAGGAAAGCAAATACGTCATCTGCGAACACAATCGGGAATGACACAGGAAGAACTGGCTGGGGAATTGAATGTTACCCGGCAGGCGCTATCGAATTGGGAGAGAGATGTTAATGAACCCGATTTAAATACGTTGAAAAAAATTTGTTTTCTTTTTGGAGTCCACATGGACGATTTTGCGAAGGAGGTAATAACAAAAATGGAAACATGTGAAAAAAAAGAGAAACGACAATTTAATAAGTATGATATGGCAATTGGACTTTTTTATGGTGTCGGGATATTTCTTGGCATTGGTATTTTCTTTGTTGGCGGTTTTATGACAATGTCGGGTGCAGGGTGGGGAGCATCACTATTTGGCGGTGGCTGTTTTTCTCTTGTATTTGGCTTGATATGCCATGCAGTTATTACATTGAGAAGAAATGACAAATGATGACATATCCTGCTTTCTAGACTTTTCGGTCATATCGCGTAAAAAAGCCGCTGCTTTTGGCTTTCCAATAGCGGCGGCAAAGGGAAATATCCTTTGAATACCTTACAGAAGAAAAGTTTTGCAGCATTATAAAAATAAAAGCCTATACCATTTTGGAAAGAAAAGATACATAATAGTCAAGACGGCAACAATCAGAAGTTATGGAGGGTAACAATGGAATATAGTAAGGAAGATTTAATGGAAGCAAAAAGGCAAATTTTGGGAGTGGGAGAGAACATGGGAACAGAGGAAAGTAAAAAAATCTGGGAGAAAAACGCACAATTTTGGGATAATGCAATGGGTGACAAATCTAATGAATTTCACAGAGAGGTAGTGCGTCCCAAAGTAACGGAACTTCTATCTCCTAATCCTGCGGATTACATTTTGGATATTGCGTGTGGCAATGGAAATTATTCTTCGTATCTTGCACAAAGAGGCGCTTCGATTGTCGCTTTTGATTACAGCAAAAAAATGATAGAATTGGCTAAAAGACGGCAATCACAATATGCAAAACAAATTGAATTTTGTGTAGCGGATGCGACCAATAGAGAAAGTATATTAGAATTAAAAAGAAATCGAGCCTTTACGAAAGCAGTTTCTAATATGGCAATTATGGATATTACGGATATTGAACCACTTCTTATGGCTGTTTATGAACTGTTGGAGGAAAGCGGAATTTTTGTCTTTGCAACGCAACACCCTTGTTTTATCACGTTGACTGAAAAATATATGACACCGCACAGTTACTATGGTATAGCGATTGAAGGGCAACCGGAGGAGCAGATTTATTATCATCGTTCCATACAAGATATTTTTAACCTTTGTTTTAGAGCTGGATTTGTCATTGATGGATTTTATGAAGAATGTTTCAAAAACAACAAAGAAATTCCTATGGTAATGATAGTAAGGCTTAAAAAGGTAAAACGTGATAGCTTAAAATAAATTCAAGTTTGCCGGATAAATAGCAAACCTGGCCGAGCCAGTCAACGGTCAAGATGAACGGGCTTCGCCCGCCGTTGACAGCCCCGCCCGGTTTTGCAGTTAGGCAGTCAAGGAGCGACAGCCTAAAGTGCTGCCGCCCCTTACTATCATAAAAAGCAACTACTAACCAGCCACAGCCCTTTTGGGAGGAAAGGGGGATTTTCCATGACCTGTACAGAAGAATATCGGGAACATATCGAGTACACTTTCCATGCCTTTTGCAAAGTCGTTATCCGAAATGCAACGATCAACGCAGCGAGGACACGGAGCAGGAAGCACAAAAGAGAAATATCCCTTGAATACCTCACAGACGAAAAGCACTACCCTTTAGGCACGACAGATGAATATTTCCAAGCCCCGGAGCCGGACGAGGAATACATACTTACCCTTTGCGGCGATACGGTCATTTTCAGCAGCGGCTTACTTGCGGAAGCCCTGTCACGGCTGGACGAACGGGAGCGGGAAATGATTTACCTGTCCTTTTTCAAGCGTATTCCACAGCACGAAATTGGCAGACAGTACGGGCGCAGCCGCAGCACAGCGGGCTACCATATCCGAAAAGTCCTACGGCAGCTCCAAGCGGAAATGGAGGGAATGGCATATGAGAAATAATAGGCTTCTCCCCTATGAAACAATCGTCCAAGCCACCAGCGGGGAGCCGGAAGCGGTGGGAACTGTATTGCAGTATTACCGCCGCCGCATACAATGTGCCGCCCGTGTGAATGGACGGGTAGACCAAGATACAGAGGACTACATCACCCAGACGCTTCTCACAGCTATTTTCAAGTTCCGCTTTGGGAGATAGCCCTACCGCCTACAACTGAATAACCGCCGCTTCGCCGGCAACCAGAAAGCAGTAAATCTATTCAACAGATTTGCTGCTTTTTTTCGTTCCTGTTTGGCATTTTTGAAAATCCCCAGTATGAAAAAACAAAAGGGAAAATTGCCGCCGCAGTTGGCAAAATCCCTTACTTATCCGTGGAGGGTATCAAAGAAAAAAATACTGCCATTGTCCGCCTTTTTCGGCTTGCGTGGTGTTGTAGGGAATAAGGGGAAATTCTAAAAATCTCCGTCCATTTTGCTTTGCGTGGTGTTGTAGGTAGTGAAAGGAAAATTTTCAAGATATGCCGGAATAGCGGGTAGCAAAGCCCTTTTGAAACGTCTTGTTAGCGGAAAGTACGGAAGCCGGGGAACGCCGGAGTTTTTCAGAGCAAGATTCTACCGCAGTACCAAAATTCGCTTATCGCTCATTTTGCCCCTGCGGGAATCTTGTTGGGGAGTGCCTTCCCCAAACCCTGCTTATGCGGCTTACGCCGCTGGAAAATCCCTCAAAATAATTTTTCGGATTTTTCAAAAACAGTTCCGCTTTACACCCTGTTTTTCTCCTATTAGTGAGAGGACACCACGCACAGCCGAAGGAGGTTTTACCATGCGAAAACGATATAACACGCCGCACCGCAGCCGGGTAGTCAAGACACGCATGACCGAGGAAGAATACGCCGAGTTTGCGGAAAGGCTTTCTGCTTACAACATGAGCCAAGCCGAGTTTATCCGGCAAGCCATAACCGGGGCAGCCATACGCCCCATCATAACCGTTTCCCCCGTCAATGACGAGTTGCTTGCCGCTGTCGGGAAGCTGACCGCCGAATACGGCAGGATCGGCGGCAACTTAAACCAGATAGCCCGGACGCTGAACGAGTGGCACAGCCCCTACCCGCAGCTTGCCGGGGAGGTACGGGCGGCGGTTTCCGACCTTGCTGCCCTAAAGTTTGAAGTCTTGCAGAAAGTGGGTGACGCTGTTGGCAACATTCAAACATATCAGCTCTAAAAATGCGGACTATGGCGCAGCGGAAGCCTATCTCACATTTGAGCATGACGAGTTTACCATGAAGCCCACCCTTGATGAAAACGGGCGGCTGATACCGAGGGAGGATTACCGCATTTCTTCCCTCAACTGTGGGGGCGAGGATTTCGCTGTTGCCTGTATGCGGGCTAATCTCCGCTATGAGAAAAACCAAAAACGGGAAGATGTGAAAAGCCACCACTATATCATCAGCTTTGACCCACGGGACGGGACAGACAACGGCTTGACCGTAGACCGGGCGCAGGAGCTGGGCGAGCAGTTCTGTAAAGAGCATTTCCCCGGACACCAAGCCTTAGTCTGCACCCACCCGGACGGGCATAACCACAGCGGCAATATCCATGTGCATATCGTCATCAACTCCCTGCGGATTTATGAAGTCCCGCTTCTGCCCTACATGGACAGACCAGCCGACACACGGGAGGGCTGCAAGCACCGCTGCACCAACGCCGCTATGGAATATTTCAAGAGTGAAGTCATGGAGATGTGCCACCGGGAGGGGCTTTACCAAATCGACCTCCTAAGCGGCAGCAAGGAACGGATAACCGAACGGGAATACTGGGCGGCAAAGAAAGGACAGCTTGCCCTTGATAAAGAGAACGCTGTCAGAGAAGCCGCAGGACAGCCGACCAAGCCCACCAAGTTTGAAACGGACAAGGCGAAGCTGCGCCGGACGATACGGCAGGCACTTTCCCAAGCTGGCAGCTTTGACGAATTTTCTTCCCTTTTGCTGCGGGAGGGTGTGACCGTCAAGGAGAGCCGGGGGCGGCTTTCCTACCTCACGCCGGACAGGACAAAGCCTATCACAGCCCGGAAGCTGGGGGACGATTTTGACAAGGCTGCTGTCCTTGTCCTGCTTACGCAGAACGCCCACAGAGCCGCCGAACAGAGCAAAGCCATACTCGAATACCCTGCCGCGGTTAAAAAGCTGTCACAAGGGGAAAAAACCACAAAAACCACCCCGGCAGACAACACCTTGCAGCGCATGGTTGACCGGGAAGCCAAGCGAGCCGAGGGCAAGGGCGTGGGCTATGACCGCTGGGCGGCAAAGCACAACCTAAAGCAAATGGCAGCTACCGTTACCGCCTATCAGCAGTACGGCTTTTCTTCCCCGGAGGAACTGGACGAAGCCTGTTCTGCCGCCTATACCGCCATGCGGGAAAGCCTTACAGAGCTGAAGCAGATGGAAAAGACGCTGAACGGGAAAAAGGAGCTGCAACGGCAGGTGCTTGCCTATTCCAAGACCCGCCCTGTCCGGGACGGGCTGAAACAGCAGAAAAACGCCAAAGCAAAAGCAGCCTACCGTCAGAAGTACGAAAGCGACTTTATCATAGCAGACGCAGCCGCCCGCTATTTCAGGGAAAACGGCATTTCCAAGCTGCCGAGCTATAAAGCCCTGCAAGCAGAGATTGAAACCCTTATCCAAGAGAAAAACAGCGGCTACAACGATTACCGGGCAAAACGGGAGGAATACCGCCGCTTACAGACTGTCAAGGGCAATATCGACCAGATTTTACACCGGGAGCGCAAGCCTGTGAAAAGGCAGGAACAGGAACGATAAAAACCGCCCCAAAATGTACCCGAACCTATACAGAACAAGGGGGCTGCCCCGTACCCTATCCGCAAATACCAAAGGATTTTTTAACGGGCTTATAGGGCAGAAAAAACCCGAAAATGATACCGAGATGATACAGAATTACCGCCGATACCGCCACACCAGCGGAAACGGCAGAAAGGAGCGCACCCATGCCAAGAATGAGCAAGAAACGGCGGCTGGAATGGTCTTTTTTCCTGCGGCAAGTGAAAGTCGGGAATTCCACCTGCGATCGTATCACATACAATGACCTCTGCCGGGGCTGTACCCATAGCTGCAAGCAGAGCTTCCGGGCGGTTATCATACTCTGCCCCCACTACTACTCCAAACGCCGGAAAAAGGAGGACAGGGACAATGGCAGATAACCGCAAGTATTACTACCTCAAGCTGAAAGAGAACTTTTTTGACAGCGACTCCATTGTGCTGCTGGAAGATATGAAAGACGGGATTTTATACTCCAATATCCTCTTGAAGCTGTACTTAAAATCGCTGAAAAACGGCGGGAAATTGCAGCTTGACGAGCATATCCCCTACACAGCGCAGATGATAGCGACACTGACCCGCCACCAGATAGGGACGGTTGAGAGGGCTTTAGAGATTTTCCGGCAGTTGGGGCTTGTGGAGCAGCTTGACAGCGGGGCTTTCTATATGACCGACATTGAGCTGATGATAGGACAGTCCTCTACCGAAGCCGAGCGGAAACGGGCTGCAAGACTGGAAAACAAGGCACTTTTACCGCCCCGGACAAAAGGCGGACATTTGTCCGACATTCGTCCACCAGAGATAGAGATAGAGTTAGAGAAAGAGATAGAGATAGAAAAAGAGAGAGAGGGAGAAACGGGACACCCCGCCCCCGCCGCTTATGGCAGATACAACAATGTGATACTGACCGATACAGAGCTTTCCGGGCTAAAAACAGAGTTGCCCGACAAGTGGGAGTATTATATTGACCGGCTTTCCTGCCATATCGCTTCCACCGGGAAACAGTACCACAGCCATGCAGCCACCATTTACAAGTGGGCGCAGGAGGACGCTGCCAAAGGCAAGGCTGCCCCGAAACAGGGCATACCCGATTATTCATGCAAGGAGGGCGAGAGCTTATGAAAAACGGAATTGAAGCTATGATTACGGACATTACAGCCACTACCGCCGAAGCGGAGGACTACACAGGCGAGGACGGGCTTTTATACTGCGGTAAGTGCCATACGCCCAAAGAAGCCTATTTTGCAGAGGGAAAGACTTGTTTCGGGCGTGACCGCCACCCGGCAGAGTGCGACTGCCAGCGGGCAGCCCGTGAAAAGCAGCAAGCCGCCGAAAGCCGACAGAAGCACCTTGAAAAAGTGGAGGACTTGAAACGCCGGGGCTTTACCGACCCTGCTATGCGGAACTGGACATTTGAGCATGACAACGGCAGAAACCCGCAGACCGAAACCGCCCGCTTTTATGTGGAGAGCTGGGAAACCATGCAGGCTGAAAATATCGGCTACCTGTTTTGGGGCGGCGTGGGGACGGGAAAAAGCTACCTTGCCGCCTGTATCGCCAACGCCCTTATGGAAAAAGAGGTTGCCGTCTGCATGACAAACTTTGCAACGATACTGGGTGACCTTGCCGCCAGCTTTGAGGGCAGGAACGAATATATTTCCCGCCTTTGCAGCTACCCTCTGCTGATACTTGATGATTTCGGTATGGAGCGAGGAACAGAATACGGGCTGGAACAGGTTTACAGCGTGATTGACAGCCGTTACCGAAGCGGCAAGCCGCTGATCGCCACGACCAACCTCACGCTGGAGGAATTGCAGCACCCGCAGGACACGCCCCACGCCCGTATCTATGACAGGCTGACTTCCATGTGCGCCCCCGTCCGCTTCACGGGCAGCAACTTCCGAAAGGAAACCGCACAGGAAAAGCTGGAACGCTTAAAGCAACTGATGAAGCAGCGAAAGGAGAGCCTATGACAGAAACGAAACAGACAAGCACCACCAAAACAGACCGCCGCCCGGACTGTGTGACGGAAATCCGCATGGGCAACTCCGTCCTTACCGTTTCCGGCTTCTTCAAGCAGGGCGCAACCGACACCGCAGCCGACAAGATGATGAAAGTGCTGGAAGCGGAAGCTGCTACACAAAAAACGGCGATTTGACCGACCATAAAGAAGCAGATTTGACGCTTTTGCCGCTATACAGACAGCCGCCCCATGTGGTACAATCAAGGTACGGAATAGTGGGGCTGGCTGTCGGAAACGGAGGATTTTATGTTAAGACAGACCAACCAACAACCAATTACCGCCCTTTACCCAAGACTATCCCATGAGGACGAGCTGCAAGGCGAAAGCAATTCCATTTCCAATCAGAAGCGTATCCTTGAAACCTATGCAAAGCAGAACGGCTTTTCCAATCTGCGCTGGTACACGGACGACGGTTATTCTGGTGCGAACTTTCAAAGACCCGGTTTTCAAGCCATGCTTGCGGACATTGAAGCCGGAAAAGTCGGGACAGTTATCGTAAAGGATATGTCGAGGTTAGGGCGAAACTACCTGCAAGTGGGAATGTACACGGAAATGATTTTCCCACAGAAAGGTGTCCGCTTCATCGCTATCAATGACGGAGTGGACAGCGCACAGGGCGACAATGACTTTGCCCCGCTGCGGAATATCTTTAACGAATGGCTGGTGAGAGATACGAGCAAGAAAATCAAAGCAGTAAAACGCTCAAAAGGCATGAATGGCAAGCCCATCACAAGCAAGCCTGTGTATGGCTACCTCATGGACGAGGATGAAAATTTCATTATTGACGAGGAAGCTGCACCCGTAGTCAAGCAGATATACAACCTCTGTCTTGCCGGGAATGGTCCGACCAAGATAGCCCGTATGCTCACAGAGCAGCAAATCCCCACGCCGGGAACGCTTGAATACCGCAGGACGGGCAGCACCCGCCGCTACCACCCCGGCTATGAGTGCAAGTGGGCGACCAATACCGTAGTGCATATCCTTGAAAACCGGGAATACACAGGCTGTCTGGTAAATTTCAAGACAGAAAAACTTTCTTACAAAGTCAAGCACAGTGTAGAAAATCCCCCGGAAAAGCAAGTGATTTTCGAGAACCACCACGAGCCTATCATAGACACCCAAACATGGGAACGGGTGCAGGAGCTTCGCAAACAGCGCAAACGCCCAAACCGCTATGATGAAGTGGGTTTGTTCTCCGGCATACTGTTCTGTGCGGACTGCGGCAGCGTGATGTATCAGCAGCGATACCAGACGGACAAGCGCAAGCAGGACTGTTATATCTGCGGCAACTACAAGAAACGCACCCATGACTGTACGGCGCACTTTATCCGCACCGACCTCTTGACCGCTGGTGTACTCTCCAATCTGCGGAAAGTGACCAGCTATGCGGCAAAGCATGAAGCCCGGTTTATGAAACTCTTGATTGAGCAGAACGAGGACGGGGGCAAACGCAGGAACGCCGCCAAGAAAAAGGAACTGGAAGCCTCCGAGAAACGCATAGCCGAGTTATCCGCTATCTTCAAGCGGCTGTATGAGGACAGCGTGACCGGGCGCATATCAGACGAGCGTTTCACAGAGCTGTCGGCAGACTATGAAGCAGAGCAACGGGAGCTGAAAGAAAGAGCCGCTGCTATTCAAGCGGAGCTTTCCAAAGCACAGGAAGCCACCGTGAACGCAGAAAAGTTTATGAATGTTGTCCGGCGGCATACCAGCTTTGAAGAACTTACCCCTACTCTGCTGCGGGAGTTTGTAGAGAAAATCGTTGTGCATGAGTGCAGCTATGACGAGAACAAGACCCGCAGACAGGACATTGAGATTTATTATTCTTTTGTTGGCAAGGTGGACTTGCCCGAATAACCGCCCGACCTATCCGACACAATGCGCAAGTGCCGGATAGGAACGGCAAAATTTTTTACACTTCTATTACTTCTTTATCGCACATCAGTAAAAAGCCAGGGCATGAAGCAGCTCATGGCGGGCGGCGGCGTTGCCCTTATCGGCGGCACCCTTGTACCTCTGCTTGCCGGACTGTTCGGTTAAGCGGCGGGTGTAGCCTATGCAGAGCATACTTGACGCGATTAACGAATGGATAAAGGAAATCCTCATTGGAGCCATTAACGGTAATCTGTCAACTATGTTCGGGGACGTAAACGAAAAAGTCGGAACTATCGCCGCAGAGGTAGGCAAGACCCCGCAGGGGTGGAACGCAGGCATATTTTCCATGATACAGAGCTTGTCGGAAAATGTGATTGTACCCATTGCGGGGCTTGTCATTACCTACGTTCTATGCGTGGAGCTTATCAGCATGGTAACGGAAAAGAACAATATGCACGATGTTGACACGTTCATGTTCTTTAAGTGGTTTTTCAAGGCGTGGGTAGCGGTGTATCTCGTTACCCACACCTTTACCATTACAATGGCGGTGTTCGATATGGCGCAGCACGTTGTTTCCGGCGCGGCGGGCGTGATCGGCGGCGATACGAATATCGACGTTGACGCCGCCCTCTCGTCCATGCAAGCCGGACTTGACGCTATGGAAATCCCCGAACTGTTGCTGCTCGTTATGGAAACAAGCCTTGTGAGCCTTTGCATGAAAATCATGTCGGTGCTTATCACGGTTATCCTGTACGGCAGAATGATAGAGATTTACCTTTACTGTTCGGTATCGCCTATCCCGTTTGCAACTATGACCAACAGAGAATGGGGACAGATAGGCAACAACTACTTAAAAGCCCTGTTCGCTCTCGGTTTTCAAGGCTTCCTCATTATGGTGTGCGTCGGCATTTATGCGGTTTTGGTTGGCAGCATGATTGTAGCGGATAACCTGCACAGCGCGATTTTCTCCCTTGCAGCCTACACCGTGATTTTGTGCTTCTCCCTATTCAAAACAGGCGCACTTGCGAAGTCAATCTTTAACGCCCACTAAGGCAGAAAGGAGGTTTTCACTTGGCGTATGTACCCGTACCCAAAGACTTATCAAAAATCAAAACGAAAGTCGCTTTTAATCTGACAAAGCGGCAGATTGTATGTTTTGCGGCAGCTCTTGCTATGGGACTACCGCTTTTCTTTTTGCTCAAGGACAGCGCGGGAACA carries:
- a CDS encoding relaxase/mobilization nuclease domain-containing protein, which gives rise to MATFKHISSKNADYGAAEAYLTFEHDEFTMKPTLDENGRLIPREDYRISSLNCGGEDFAVACMRANLRYEKNQKREDVKSHHYIISFDPRDGTDNGLTVDRAQELGEQFCKEHFPGHQALVCTHPDGHNHSGNIHVHIVINSLRIYEVPLLPYMDRPADTREGCKHRCTNAAMEYFKSEVMEMCHREGLYQIDLLSGSKERITEREYWAAKKGQLALDKENAVREAAGQPTKPTKFETDKAKLRRTIRQALSQAGSFDEFSSLLLREGVTVKESRGRLSYLTPDRTKPITARKLGDDFDKAAVLVLLTQNAHRAAEQSKAILEYPAAVKKLSQGEKTTKTTPADNTLQRMVDREAKRAEGKGVGYDRWAAKHNLKQMAATVTAYQQYGFSSPEELDEACSAAYTAMRESLTELKQMEKTLNGKKELQRQVLAYSKTRPVRDGLKQQKNAKAKAAYRQKYESDFIIADAAARYFRENGISKLPSYKALQAEIETLIQEKNSGYNDYRAKREEYRRLQTVKGNIDQILHRERKPVKRQEQER
- a CDS encoding ATP-binding protein — its product is MKNGIEAMITDITATTAEAEDYTGEDGLLYCGKCHTPKEAYFAEGKTCFGRDRHPAECDCQRAAREKQQAAESRQKHLEKVEDLKRRGFTDPAMRNWTFEHDNGRNPQTETARFYVESWETMQAENIGYLFWGGVGTGKSYLAACIANALMEKEVAVCMTNFATILGDLAASFEGRNEYISRLCSYPLLILDDFGMERGTEYGLEQVYSVIDSRYRSGKPLIATTNLTLEELQHPQDTPHARIYDRLTSMCAPVRFTGSNFRKETAQEKLERLKQLMKQRKESL
- a CDS encoding Maff2 family mobile element protein; this encodes MRKCRIGTAKFFTLLLLLYRTSVKSQGMKQLMAGGGVALIGGTLVPLLAGLFG
- a CDS encoding class I SAM-dependent methyltransferase, which translates into the protein MEYSKEDLMEAKRQILGVGENMGTEESKKIWEKNAQFWDNAMGDKSNEFHREVVRPKVTELLSPNPADYILDIACGNGNYSSYLAQRGASIVAFDYSKKMIELAKRRQSQYAKQIEFCVADATNRESILELKRNRAFTKAVSNMAIMDITDIEPLLMAVYELLEESGIFVFATQHPCFITLTEKYMTPHSYYGIAIEGQPEEQIYYHRSIQDIFNLCFRAGFVIDGFYEECFKNNKEIPMVMIVRLKKVKRDSLK
- a CDS encoding phage replisome organizer N-terminal domain-containing protein gives rise to the protein MADNRKYYYLKLKENFFDSDSIVLLEDMKDGILYSNILLKLYLKSLKNGGKLQLDEHIPYTAQMIATLTRHQIGTVERALEIFRQLGLVEQLDSGAFYMTDIELMIGQSSTEAERKRAARLENKALLPPRTKGGHLSDIRPPEIEIELEKEIEIEKEREGETGHPAPAAYGRYNNVILTDTELSGLKTELPDKWEYYIDRLSCHIASTGKQYHSHAATIYKWAQEDAAKGKAAPKQGIPDYSCKEGESL
- a CDS encoding helix-turn-helix domain-containing protein codes for the protein MRNNRLLPYETIVQATSGEPEAVGTVLQYYRRRIQCAARVNGRVDQDTEDYITQTLLTAIFKFRFGR
- a CDS encoding VirB6/TrbL-like conjugal transfer protein, CD1112 family, which codes for MQSILDAINEWIKEILIGAINGNLSTMFGDVNEKVGTIAAEVGKTPQGWNAGIFSMIQSLSENVIVPIAGLVITYVLCVELISMVTEKNNMHDVDTFMFFKWFFKAWVAVYLVTHTFTITMAVFDMAQHVVSGAAGVIGGDTNIDVDAALSSMQAGLDAMEIPELLLLVMETSLVSLCMKIMSVLITVILYGRMIEIYLYCSVSPIPFATMTNREWGQIGNNYLKALFALGFQGFLIMVCVGIYAVLVGSMIVADNLHSAIFSLAAYTVILCFSLFKTGALAKSIFNAH
- a CDS encoding transposon-encoded TnpW family protein codes for the protein MTETKQTSTTKTDRRPDCVTEIRMGNSVLTVSGFFKQGATDTAADKMMKVLEAEAATQKTAI
- a CDS encoding XRE family transcriptional regulator, which encodes MNQKQTDITTGKQIRHLRTQSGMTQEELAGELNVTRQALSNWERDVNEPDLNTLKKICFLFGVHMDDFAKEVITKMETCEKKEKRQFNKYDMAIGLFYGVGIFLGIGIFFVGGFMTMSGAGWGASLFGGGCFSLVFGLICHAVITLRRNDK
- a CDS encoding RNA polymerase sigma factor, which translates into the protein MTCTEEYREHIEYTFHAFCKVVIRNATINAARTRSRKHKREISLEYLTDEKHYPLGTTDEYFQAPEPDEEYILTLCGDTVIFSSGLLAEALSRLDEREREMIYLSFFKRIPQHEIGRQYGRSRSTAGYHIRKVLRQLQAEMEGMAYEK
- a CDS encoding recombinase family protein; this translates as MLRQTNQQPITALYPRLSHEDELQGESNSISNQKRILETYAKQNGFSNLRWYTDDGYSGANFQRPGFQAMLADIEAGKVGTVIVKDMSRLGRNYLQVGMYTEMIFPQKGVRFIAINDGVDSAQGDNDFAPLRNIFNEWLVRDTSKKIKAVKRSKGMNGKPITSKPVYGYLMDEDENFIIDEEAAPVVKQIYNLCLAGNGPTKIARMLTEQQIPTPGTLEYRRTGSTRRYHPGYECKWATNTVVHILENREYTGCLVNFKTEKLSYKVKHSVENPPEKQVIFENHHEPIIDTQTWERVQELRKQRKRPNRYDEVGLFSGILFCADCGSVMYQQRYQTDKRKQDCYICGNYKKRTHDCTAHFIRTDLLTAGVLSNLRKVTSYAAKHEARFMKLLIEQNEDGGKRRNAAKKKELEASEKRIAELSAIFKRLYEDSVTGRISDERFTELSADYEAEQRELKERAAAIQAELSKAQEATVNAEKFMNVVRRHTSFEELTPTLLREFVEKIVVHECSYDENKTRRQDIEIYYSFVGKVDLPE
- a CDS encoding plasmid mobilization protein, with product MRKRYNTPHRSRVVKTRMTEEEYAEFAERLSAYNMSQAEFIRQAITGAAIRPIITVSPVNDELLAAVGKLTAEYGRIGGNLNQIARTLNEWHSPYPQLAGEVRAAVSDLAALKFEVLQKVGDAVGNIQTYQL